The DNA sequence AATCGGCCACGGACGATGGCCTGCTTCGGCGCACAGGCTGCGACGAGATCATCCAGGATACGATTGACAATGGCTTCGTTGAAAGATGCGTGATTGCGGTAACTGGCGAGGTAGAATTTCAATGACTTGGTCTCCACACAGCGTTCACCGGGAATGTAAAGAATCTCCACATGAGCGGCATCCGGCTGGCCGGTCACGGGACATAGAGAGCCAAAGTCTGGGGCACTGAGATGGATGGTATAATTGCGGCCGGGAGTGCGATTCGGGAAAGTCTCCAGCGCAGCTTCATCTGGAGAAGCAGGCAGTCGGTGCTCGGAGCGGCCCAGTAGAGTGATATCGGCAGTGAGGGAGTCGGACATGAGGCTCAATGTGCCGGAGCCCCGCCTGATGGCAAGTAAGCATCGCCAGCCCCGCCGACCTTCTTTTCATACTCCCGCCACAGGCGCTCGATGGCTTCCTCAGGATCTTCCAGCATGAGACCTTCTTTGATTTTGCTGGCGAAAATGCCAAAGGAAAAAGGGCTCACCACAGGGACTTCGACCAGTCTCCATTCCAACTTAGGAGCAAGCTGGAGGAAATCCATGGCACGCGGTAGGTCCAAGAAGGTGTGGGTGGCCTCGCGGTAGGACTGGACCAGCATGGGGTGGTCGGGCTCATGCTCGGACAACACTCGAAAAAGGATTTCCGAACTCCACCTGAGTTGTTTGATCTTGCGATCCTGTCCTGGGCGGTTGCGTGGCACCATGAGCCCTGTTTGAGCCACCCCACGAAAGTTCCATTTCACCAGCTCGCTGTGTTGCAGAGAGGCCTTCATATCCGCCTCGGCATCGCCATTCTGAAAAATCACTTTCCACTCTTCCAGGCCCAGACTTTGAAAGGAGCGCAGGGTGAGCAAAAAGCCGTAATCATCAATGGTCACCATGGCATTGCCGCCCACGGCTTCTTTGACCCGATAGGCAATGATGCGGCTGAGGGCATCATTGGCACTGCGGCCGATGAGGGTGTGAAAAAAGAACTGCACGAGGTCGGCATCGCTGCCCTCACGGTCATCCACAAAACGCTCAATGAGAAGCGAGTGCTCCGTGGGGATTCGTGAAACACGAAGCTGATTCTGACAATGCAGTACGATCGCTAAAGCATTGCTGTTGGAGATCTCGAATCGCTCGATCAACCATTCGCAAACCTCTTCGTTGCTATCGGTCCCCACCCGCGCAGCCAGCTCCGTTCTTAACCGGGCCACCTCATGAGCCAGACCGGAGGTCAGTGGCATCTTGTTCGCATTCCAGGCGGGCACCGTAGGCAGGCGGCCCATCGCATCTTCCACCTTCGCTTCTCCCACACCGCTTTCCAGCAGACGCACCATGCGACCAGCCAGGACAAAGATGTCGCCGTTTTTCAGCCGCTTGAGGAAACTTTCCTCGATCTGGCCCAGGCGTCTTTTCCCGAGATACACCGTCACCATGCCCTCCGTGTGGATGACCCCGACATTGGCCAGATACTCGCGCTCCACCTTTTTGTTAGGCACCGTGAGGCAATCATCCAGCCAGATGATCTTACCAAAGTTCTCCCGATACTGTTTTTCCAGAGAGCGGCCACCGCCCTCCAGATAGTTTAAGACGCTATCCAGCTCTTCCTCCGTGAGGTCTCGATAGGGAAAGGCAGCGCGCAGAGTGCTCAGCGCCATCTCACGGGTATAGCCACCTTCCATGGCCATGCCCACCAGGTGCTGGGCCAGCACATCCAGCGGCTTTTCCAGCACTCGCACCGCATCCAGTTGCACCGCGCGGGTCATCTCCGCACAAACGATGCACTCCATGAGGTCGTTCACATTCGTGGCCACGAGGATGCCATGGCTAGCCATGTGAATGCTGTGACCGCTGCGGCCGATGCGCTGCAGGGCCCGGCTGATGCCCTTCGGGGTCGAGATCATCACCACGCAGTCCACACTGCCGATATCAATACCCATCTCCAAACTGGTGCTGCAAACGACCGCCCGAAGCTCGCCGTTTTTCAACCGATCTTCCACCTCCAGGCGCACGTCACGATCCAACGACGCATGGTGAGCCTCAATCTTGGGAGCCAGGTCTGGCAAGGCATTCTTCAGACGGATGGAGACACTCTCTGTCGCGCTGCGGGTATTGCAGAAAACGATGACGCTGCGGTTTCTCTCAACGATCTGGGCGATGTCTTGCATGACCCTTTGCGCCGTGTAGCCAGCGGGGGGATAGGGATTCCTTCGCACAGGGGACAGCACTTCCACACGACGCCGACGCTCCATGCGGGCCTCGATGATCTGGCAGTCACGCCTGGTGCCTACCAGCAACTCCGCCAGCAAGGGCAAGGGTGCCGCCGTGGCTGAAAGGCCGATGCGAATGAGCGGGCGTGCAAGACGCTGCTGGAGACGCTCCACACTTAACATGAGATGAGCTCCACGTTTATTTTCTGCCAGGGAATGCAGCTCATCCACGATGACAAAACGCACGCTTTGCAGGGCCTCTGCCCAGCCTGCCTGAGGTAAAAGGATGGCTAGGCTTTCTGGAGTCGTCAGTAGGATGTGTGGCGGCTTGCGCTTCAGCTTCGCACGCTCCGTCGTCGAAGTATCCCCGGTGCGCTGGCCGATGCGGATCTCTTCCACCAAGCCCATGCCCTCCAGCGGGGCCATAAGGTTTTTTTGAATGTCATAAGTCAGCGCCCGCAGCGGCGAGACATAGATGGCATGAATGCCGCTGCCCAGATCCCCAGCCTCATGGGCCCGTACCAGATGGTCCAGGATGCCCAAAAAGCCCGCCAATGTTTTGCCACTGCCCGTCGGCGACGAAAGCAAAACGGAGTTCCCAGCCAGGATGTGCGGCAGCGTCAACTCCTGGGCCTGGGTAAGCTGCCCGAAAGAACCCTCCACCCACTTTTGCACACGAGGATGCGACGCTGAGAGAACGGAAGCCGTCTCCATGAGCGTTGGCTGGTTTTTTGTTTTGTTTCTCTTCCCCGGCACCTGCTTATCATACGCCTGTGAACCTTGTTTCCCGACTACTTCGTTTGATCTTCCTGCTTTTACTGCTGCCTGTTTTGCTCCTGCTAGGCTGCCAGTCGAAGCTGATCTACTACCCTCGGGGTTATGACGAAGGTTATCGACAGACGCTAGCCAGCCACAGCGGCATCCCCCTACCGTATGAGACAAGCCAGGGACGGCAGGTGGCGCATTACATCCCCGCGCGCAATGGAGACCCCTCCCCCAAAAACATCTGGGTGTGTTTCGGTGGCAATGGCACCTTGGCCCTTGACTGGCTATTTTACATGGAGGCCTGGGATCCGAGCTTCGCCTACCTGCTGGCGGACTACCCAGGCTATGGCGACTGCAAAGGTATGCCCAGCCCTCAACGCATCCGCGAAAGCTCGAAGGCTGCCATAGAAACTCTCACCACTCACCTGAAGCTGACCCCGGAAGAAATGCAGCCCCGTCTGCGGGTTCTAGGTCACTCCATCGGCTGTGCAGCGGGATTGATGGCTGCGGATGACTTCCACATCCAAAAGATCTTCCTCATTTCCCCTTTCACCACCCTGACCGAGATGGGCAAGCGCGTCATCGGCTGGCCCCTCTGTTACGTGAATATGCATCGCTTTGACAATCGAAAGCACCTCGCCCACGTGGTGAACCGGGGGGCCAAAGTCGTTATCTTTCACGGCACGGCAGATCCTGTGATCCCCGTGGAAATGAGCCGTGACCTCGCCAGTGCGCACCCAGGCAAAGTTATTCTTCAGGAAAAGGAAGGCTGGGATCACAATGAAATCCTCCAGGGACTGGTGCGCGAGATCGGTGTGACCATGAAGGGCCTGTAACGTCCCTTGCCTTTAACTTGCAGATTACCAGACACAAAATACCCGCCACCCCATGAGGCGAATGGCTTTCCCCGGTCATACGTCCATGCTTGATTCACATTCCATGTCCGCCACCCCTCCTACACCTCCTTTCCCTCGTCTCAAGACGGCTGGGAAATGGCTGCGTGCCGGGGCTGAGAAATGGCAGATGCGTGGGGTGAGTTACGGCCCGTTTAAGCCGAATTCTCTCG is a window from the Prosthecobacter dejongeii genome containing:
- the queF gene encoding preQ(1) synthase produces the protein MSDSLTADITLLGRSEHRLPASPDEAALETFPNRTPGRNYTIHLSAPDFGSLCPVTGQPDAAHVEILYIPGERCVETKSLKFYLASYRNHASFNEAIVNRILDDLVAACAPKQAIVRGRFVPRGGIQLTCEARHPTRDVPLEWPAASLSTAH
- a CDS encoding DEAD/DEAH box helicase, whose amino-acid sequence is METASVLSASHPRVQKWVEGSFGQLTQAQELTLPHILAGNSVLLSSPTGSGKTLAGFLGILDHLVRAHEAGDLGSGIHAIYVSPLRALTYDIQKNLMAPLEGMGLVEEIRIGQRTGDTSTTERAKLKRKPPHILLTTPESLAILLPQAGWAEALQSVRFVIVDELHSLAENKRGAHLMLSVERLQQRLARPLIRIGLSATAAPLPLLAELLVGTRRDCQIIEARMERRRRVEVLSPVRRNPYPPAGYTAQRVMQDIAQIVERNRSVIVFCNTRSATESVSIRLKNALPDLAPKIEAHHASLDRDVRLEVEDRLKNGELRAVVCSTSLEMGIDIGSVDCVVMISTPKGISRALQRIGRSGHSIHMASHGILVATNVNDLMECIVCAEMTRAVQLDAVRVLEKPLDVLAQHLVGMAMEGGYTREMALSTLRAAFPYRDLTEEELDSVLNYLEGGGRSLEKQYRENFGKIIWLDDCLTVPNKKVEREYLANVGVIHTEGMVTVYLGKRRLGQIEESFLKRLKNGDIFVLAGRMVRLLESGVGEAKVEDAMGRLPTVPAWNANKMPLTSGLAHEVARLRTELAARVGTDSNEEVCEWLIERFEISNSNALAIVLHCQNQLRVSRIPTEHSLLIERFVDDREGSDADLVQFFFHTLIGRSANDALSRIIAYRVKEAVGGNAMVTIDDYGFLLTLRSFQSLGLEEWKVIFQNGDAEADMKASLQHSELVKWNFRGVAQTGLMVPRNRPGQDRKIKQLRWSSEILFRVLSEHEPDHPMLVQSYREATHTFLDLPRAMDFLQLAPKLEWRLVEVPVVSPFSFGIFASKIKEGLMLEDPEEAIERLWREYEKKVGGAGDAYLPSGGAPAH
- a CDS encoding alpha/beta hydrolase, with amino-acid sequence MNLVSRLLRLIFLLLLLPVLLLLGCQSKLIYYPRGYDEGYRQTLASHSGIPLPYETSQGRQVAHYIPARNGDPSPKNIWVCFGGNGTLALDWLFYMEAWDPSFAYLLADYPGYGDCKGMPSPQRIRESSKAAIETLTTHLKLTPEEMQPRLRVLGHSIGCAAGLMAADDFHIQKIFLISPFTTLTEMGKRVIGWPLCYVNMHRFDNRKHLAHVVNRGAKVVIFHGTADPVIPVEMSRDLASAHPGKVILQEKEGWDHNEILQGLVREIGVTMKGL